Within Dermatophagoides farinae isolate YC_2012a chromosome 8, ASM2471394v1, whole genome shotgun sequence, the genomic segment CCCAGGTACCGATAtctaatggtaatgatgtcAATTGATTGTCAACCATATTTAATTTGGTTAGATTGGCAGCCCTTGAAAATATACCGAATGGtattttggttattttatTATGTTCCATATTGATTGACTATGTTGTAGGAAAtagaatgacaaaaaaatttatcaattaaaatcacataaaaaaaatttcataaaacTAACATGTACGGTACAAAATTGTAATGGACCACCAATCGGATACGAAGTAAAATTATTTCTTGATAAAGTCAATGTTGACAGATTAGAAAGACTAGATAAGAGACCATCGGGCAATTgtgataatgaattattcTCAACATTAAATTCAGTTAGCTTGATGCAATTGCTTAACGACCTTGGCACTGATATAAGGCGATTGTATCTAATAGAAAATGATGTCATAACAtggttgatttttaatttatatgattcaacaataaatacgataataatagtatATACATTACCTTAAACCAAGTCTTGTCAGATTGATTAGATTGCCAATACTAGTAGGTATATCAACAAGCTCATTATGGTGAACATCTAATGTAGTCAGTTGTACACAATTACCAATCTCTggttaacaaaaaaaaaattcgaatgaattagATTTATTCGAAATTCTGTATTGAATTCTTCATTCTTCAACACACACCTGATGGTAAATGTTCAATATGATTATTGGATACATCCAATGTAAGTAATTGTGTAAGCTTTCCAATGCCACCAGGTAATTCTTTGATCTTATTCTCACGTAGACTTAACATTGTCAGGTTCTGTATgcgaaaattaaaaaaaaaattgaattcagttgttgaaaattttaaaaaataaacaaattattattaccgtCAAATTGGACAACTCTTCGCTAACGGCACGTATTCGATTGAAACGAAGCAACAATGTCGTCAATGATGTTAAACGATAAACAACATCAGGAATCTTGAagtcgaataaaaaaaaatttgatcattagAATTGGTTTATCAAATCTAATTCCATTACCTCATTCAACTTATTATGTCTTAGATCTAATACTTTTAAATGTTTCAGATTCGAAAGACTATCCGGTAGACTGGTAAGCGAATTTTCGTTGACCGCTAATTTTTCCAGATTGACAAGACAACCAATTTCATTGGGCAATGTGACTAATTTGTTCTGATACAGGTAACATTCAACCAATTGAGTTAAATCCCGTATCGATACAGGTAATGATGAAAGATTCGATTTGGTTAGATCGAAACTTTTACAACCTTCTTCTTTACATTTTTGTATCTTTTTATCCACATCAATAACGCTTTGTATTGATGGTTTTTTACGTGTTGTTGCTGGTTTCGGTTTTGTTTGGCCAggtgaatgaatcatcaccTGTTTTGGTTTCGAACCAAAATCACTTGATGAGCTAATGCTCGATTTTTTGTCCTGTcagaatgaatattttttaattttaatgaaaactaataatgaaaaaaagaaattcttatGACATactttgaatggaaaatctCGGCTAGTTGATGGCTGATCAAACGGGCTTGGTGGTGGTATCGGCTCATCACTAATGAATGAACTAGTCGTTGTTGCCATCGATGATGTACCAGCCAAACCTGGCAGTGAACTAGATTGACCTTCAGATTCAGGCGAACTAGGACTGAGAGCGGCAGCGGAAGCAATCGTTGAAATGGttgtggctgttgttgtacaTGGAACGGTGATTGATTCAGTGGCTGTTGTTGGATCAATTAACGAAGAGGCGGCGGCGGCGGTTTGTacattttccaatttatcTTTACTTGATTTACTATGCtttctcatcatttcatttatgcaaacgtttttttttcgtatacgTAGTGCtgctgtttgtgtgttttgcTTTggtcaatagaaaaaaaaatcaaaaaaaaaaaaataataaattcgcTGATTCGTTGAGCGCTGATTATAGAGATAGAGATGATTATTttaagatgaatgaatgaatgagaatttCGTAGATGTCTGAAGAGTTTTTCAATACATCGAAACAAATAatacttgtttttttttctttcagaAAAAGAtctcattgatttttgagcaaaaaagaatttgtaataattgttattgttgttgctgttgttgtttggataTCATTTGTCcaatattatcaatcaatggatTCCTGTAaaattggaatgaaaaaaataaataaataaaaaacatataaTGATAAGAAATTCGAAGCATATACCAACAAGCTTATTACAGTTGcagaaaattaaattgatcaatcaatcaatcaatcaatatattcgaacacgaaaagaaaaattgagtatttttttttctctttttttttatcaatcaaataaatcagtgtaatcaatcaatcattcatatgaagtttagaagaaaaaaaaatcgaacgtgtggttgttgttgttgttgttgcatgtAATACAAGAAATTTGATTTCtctattattaattattattattattatatcaatcgagagagagagattaatgataattgcggtggttatatgatgatgatgataatgatatgcaaaacaaaaaaaaacacacacacacactgacacagagattctctttttttttgaaaataaatcaaatctatATCACATGGtcaatgaattaattatttaaaaaaaatggacaaaacaaattcaaaatgaccCCGcacaaaagaatgaaaaaaaaaccggcaAACATGCATgatgtggtggtggtgttgatgGTCATGtgaatcattttaatttcaagggccaaatcaaatctaaatcatttagcctgttgttgttttttttattattattattggttaaAGATACAGACAGCTTGAGCGTCGTGGTGGTGCTTGGTGGCTGGAGTGTTGAAGATTATATGACCACGATTTTATTGCaattgatgctgatgataataattaaccaaaaaaaaaaaaaaaaaaaatggaattggATAGATGCATGCATGTCTGTGCTATATGTACTCTCACTGCTCAATACAACTATAACGATAATGGTGAACAATAGATGGCGACGATTGTAAATTgtattcaaaaattaaaaaaaaaatcatcatcatcatcatcatcattgcactTAGGAATTCCAATAACAATTACATAGGAATcttatttattgatgattcgatcgatgactgattgattgattcattcattcattcaatcaaaaaaacaagcaagtgaaaatgtaaaaaaaaattttctaaaatATTCCTTCCGTTaacattatttgatgatttatgcAAACTATCGCATTGCATTTCGATAGTTGCATCTTATAGTCACAATTTTAGGGTGATTGCAACAAAACATCCACATGAAGAATTATTTTGCAAtgagtcatcatcattcgattgcATCTCAATTTTATAGgataaaatcgaatgatgaaacaaaacaataaccaAATGGTTATTTTGCATAATTgcaaatattaaaaaaaaaatttaaaaaaaaaaccaaaaaaaacttaccaaaatttcattcaaattctggtgacaattttttcttattgttgttgttgttgttgttggttttttatcatcattgttgatcatatatcaatgattattgcacaaagaaaaaaaaatattcaataattaaCCTGCTTGAATgtctgaagaaaaaaaattgacaattttgagaatttttttttttgttttgtttttggttacATCATTGATATCATAGTATCATAGTATATCagtagagagagagaaaaaaaattcattttaaaaaacatgataatgcaacaaaaaaacagaatcaaatgagaatgagaatcaaaaagaattttctggATTCACTtaggcacacacacacacacacaccacacgACAAcgactattattattatgatgatgatgttgatgatgacagcagcagcagcagcagcatgcTGGATTCTTtcatctttcatcatcattgaattctgGACAACagcaccatcaccaccaccaccaccatcaaacacatcatcatcgtcagaATAGGAAACCGACGACAGAAGCGCGCGCAGCAGGTTTCActattttaatttattttttattattattattatcattgatgatggatcagaaaataaaaaacaaaacaaaaaaaaaatttttttttgttgataatgatgatgatcaattattgtttcaaatgaaaaatgagaattttcttaattaaaaaaactaGCCATTTCCGGTATATGCACAAAAAAACCGGATATTAACAACGAAAgcgaaaatataaaattcgtattgataaattttcagTTTCTAGTTGGTTATTATTaaccgtgtgtgtgtgtgtgtgtgtgtgtttattatgGAATTTTGGGCATCGTATATGgttccatacacacacacaatatttCAAGCTCCAGATGTTATCTCAtcgtctgtgtgtgtgtgtctgtgtatgtAGCGGTATTGGATGAAGGCaaccaaaattaaaattggaaCACTTGaacgaaaataaattccTAGATGACATAGACCTAATTTTTGCCGAATAGAAagaaatacaacaaaaaaatgaaccagTCTTTTGGTTTGGTCTAAACTTGTTGTTATCGTTATTATGAGGTTACCATTGcgcatcaacaacagaagaaaaaaagaaggtgTGTGTGATTTGTGTGCAATGCAAAACACCCATCCACCCACTATTTTTGAACTTTTAggatctttatttttttttttttttgtttttggatgATTCACATGATTTCATGGGAATCTgtgtgtaaatttttttttttttttgggtgatGGTGGTATCAAACAACATAAATCcttgaatgtgtgtgtgtgtgggtgtttgacttttgaaaaaaagggaaaaaaaatttaaaatttgaaaaacaattccaaaatcaaaccaactagcagcagcagcatcatATCCAGGTctctcattttttattttttgatcatcaactaTAGAAATGGCCATGGAatcaacgaaaataaaaaaaaaaattttttttttttggccaccaG encodes:
- the LOC124496009 gene encoding uncharacterized protein LOC124496009, yielding MMRKHSKSSKDKLENVQTAAAASSLIDPTTATESITVPCTTTATTISTIASAAALSPSSPESEGQSSSLPGLAGTSSMATTTSSFISDEPIPPPSPFDQPSTSRDFPFKDKKSSISSSSDFGSKPKQVMIHSPGQTKPKPATTRKKPSIQSVIDVDKKIQKCKEEGCKSFDLTKSNLSSLPVSIRDLTQLVECYLYQNKLVTLPNEIGCLVNLEKLAVNENSLTSLPDSLSNLKHLKVLDLRHNKLNEIPDVVYRLTSLTTLLLRFNRIRAVSEELSNLTNLTMLSLRENKIKELPGGIGKLTQLLTLDVSNNHIEHLPSEIGNCVQLTTLDVHHNELVDIPTSIGNLINLTRLGLRYNRLISVPRSLSNCIKLTEFNVENNSLSQLPDGLLSSLSNLSTLTLSRNNFTSYPIGGPLQFCTVHSINMEHNKITKIPFGIFSRAANLTKLNMVDNQLTSLPLDIGTWVNMVELNLGTNQLPKIPEDIEHLENLEVLIISNNNLKRLPSTIGRLRKLRILELEENRLESLPNEIGYLSELQRLVLQNNQLTSIPRAIGHLTRLTYLSVGENNLSTLPEEIGTLENLESLYINDNPNLHYLPFELALCANLQIMSIENCPLSQFPTDIVNGGPSLVIQYLKMKGPYRM